The genome window CAAACCGTATATAGAAAACTTGGAAGGCGGTTATCTCGGCGCGGGAACGGATCAGAATTTTACGTTTATCGCGTGGGCTAAGAGCAAATACGCTTGGCTGATGGATTTCGATTATACGATCTGCTTGATCAATCGGATTCATCTTTTGTTTTTTAAACTTGCACCAGATCCTGAATCCTATCGCGAACTTTGGTCGCGCAAAAATAAACAAACATCCTTTCAACTGATCAAGAACGAATGGGAAAAAGATCCGGAATGGCCTTTGATCCGCGAGGCTTGGGAAGTGGCACATCGGGGGAAATCCGATATTCCGCAGCGATGGAACGAACTGGATCGAACCTCGCAACGATTCGGACTAAAGACGTTCATTCACTCCAAAGAAGAATACGATTACGTTCGGAACATGGTTCTTCAAGGGAGAATTCAAATTCTGAAAGGAGATATCAACGCGGAAAAGAGCATGCGTTCCGTGGGTGAAAGGGCGGCGCGTTTGAACGTTCCGATTCGAGTCGTTTATCTTTCCAACATCGAAGATTATTTTTCTTATACGCCCGGCTTTCGCGATAATCTATTAAGTCTTCCCACCGATTCGAAAGGAATCGTTTTGAGAACGATGCAAAACGGGACCAAGGAAGAATACGGATCGCCGGACGGAGAAAAAATTCCGGTCGATTATCCGTTGCATTACAACGTTCAATCCTTGGAAAATCTGCAGGATTGGATGCTTTTACCGGGACATCTCCATAAGGGAATCCTAATGCAATTTAGGACTCCGATACAGAAAGGATTTTCTAGGATTCAAAGCGAACCCGTTGAAACGTTGAAATGAAAACGATTCGGTTTGCCTTCTGTCTGCTTTTCGTTTTAATCTGCGGCTGCGCCGGTAGGAATCAGGAAGCGGTCGAGAACCGATCGAATTCGAAAACGAACGTTTCGAAAAATTGTAAAACCGATTTCGGTTTGTACGTTTTTTCCTATGGAAGAAGTCTATACCCCGATCGTTTTTTGAATGTGGAAGAAGACAAAGGAAATCGCGAAATCGTATACCTCTTTTATCTGATTCGCGTTC of Leptospira sanjuanensis contains these proteins:
- a CDS encoding LIC_10091 family lipoprotein, which produces MFDSKSIPLLVAGYILLYASCKTAPPPKDPWIVPPLEESEKIFLAPLEMDEFESKDLGGRHYPASNELRIDLFKPYIENLEGGYLGAGTDQNFTFIAWAKSKYAWLMDFDYTICLINRIHLLFFKLAPDPESYRELWSRKNKQTSFQLIKNEWEKDPEWPLIREAWEVAHRGKSDIPQRWNELDRTSQRFGLKTFIHSKEEYDYVRNMVLQGRIQILKGDINAEKSMRSVGERAARLNVPIRVVYLSNIEDYFSYTPGFRDNLLSLPTDSKGIVLRTMQNGTKEEYGSPDGEKIPVDYPLHYNVQSLENLQDWMLLPGHLHKGILMQFRTPIQKGFSRIQSEPVETLK